In Aegilops tauschii subsp. strangulata cultivar AL8/78 chromosome 3, Aet v6.0, whole genome shotgun sequence, one genomic interval encodes:
- the LOC109748472 gene encoding uncharacterized protein, protein MVAPATPSYLKWSQTAITFDQSDHPVHIATPGRQALVVDPVVEGTRLTKVLMDGGSGLNILYVETLKGVGIPMSKLSMRSMSFHGVIPGKKAHSLGQIALDVVFGDSKNYRKEKLTFEVVDFPSAYHAILGRPAYARFMARPCYVYLKMKMPGPKGVITVTGNRQKAEECFQKGSRIADAQMAVVELQEYQKNADPSDLLWSKKPATDSAFQSSGETKPVHIHPTDSEAAPTHISTTLDSK, encoded by the coding sequence atggttgccCCGGCAACACCGAGCTATCTGAAGTGGTCACAGAccgccattacattcgaccagtctgatcacccagtGCACAttgccacccctgggaggcaagcgttagTGGTCGACCCAGTGGTTGAAGGCACCCGACTGACTAAggtgctgatggatggtggcagcggcCTGAATATCCTGTACGTGGAGACCTTGAAGGGggtgggcattccgatgtccaaactcaGCATGAGAAGCATGAGCTTTCATGGAGTTATCCCCGGCAAGAAGGCCCATTCACTCGGCCAAATTGCGCtagatgtggttttcggtgattccaagaattaccgaaAGGAAAAGTTGACTTTTGAGGTCGTGGATTTCCCGAGTGCCTATCACGCTATCTTGGGCAGGCCCGcatatgctcgtttcatggctCGGCCATGTTATGTCTACCTCAAGATGAAAATGCCTGGCCCTAAGGGAGTGATCACTGTGACTGGCAATCGGCAAAAGGCGGaggagtgcttccagaagggctccaGGATTGctgatgcacaaatggcagtagtCGAGTTGCAAGAATATcagaagaatgcagatccgagtgatttgctaTGGTCCAAGAAACCGGCAACCGACTCTGcgtttcagtcgtctggtgaaaccaAGCCGGTTCACATCCATCCGACTGACTCAGAGGCTGCCCCGACTCACATTTCcaccaccctcgacagcaaatag